AAGAAAATTAAGCATAAATGCTTAAATGTagacaatatatataacaatattaattaagttttaaataagcattaaataaatcaattacaaTGAATCGGTTGCATGAGAAAGGGTAATTAGttattgattaaatttaaatgtaaaatattttttatattcggAAACTGGCTTGAGATTTTCAATATTCCAATtatgtttggtttttattttctgcaaTTTTCTTTCCTTCTCATTTCTAGAGCCGGATCTAGAGCCGGCTATATGTATATctgcttttcatatatatatatttttatgctgtACGCTTTAagggcagctgcagcacaaaATTGACTGGGATTCTGGCAGCTCTCTCACTTGCACTCGCACAGAGCTGGCCCTGTCTACGACTGTGGCGTTCTCTATCTCTGTCCCTGTCTCCGGCTCGGTGCCAGGATATGTGTAGGATGTCATATGAAAGCCACAAGGTTGTGCGCTAGTCGACAGTTGAAAGTCGCAATGACATTTCAAATTTACGGACTATGACAAAGTgagttaaatgcattttgaaaaATACTCGGACTACAAcgaattgaaaagaaaatctTATAACGTTGATAAAGTGGGGCAAGCTGCATGAAATGGTTGAAGAAGTGCTTTTAAAGTGGCCCCCAAAAGTATTCATATGCATATTCTCTCTTAATCCGCATTCATTAGAGCCCTTCCCGTCCTTCACCTCAACGTGTACTCAGCAAGTTAATGGAAACATAttggatttttgttatttgattttaatattaaagtCAAGAGATCAAAGCCCCGTGCAGACCAAACATAGAGtttttactttaatttatctagtcaaatatattaagtgaACCCCAGTCGAATTTCTTGCAGCTGAAggtttattataatatattttactgTAGTCGCagagcatttttttttttttttgacattcATGTAATCCCAATAAAATCGGCAACTGGCGTAtgccatataaaatattcacgTAGAGGCCCCGTAGGCTAATTTTAATActtgtttgattttttctaataaatatgtatgatacgaatttttatttttggtaatttttcattttatctTGCTTTAGTCTCAGCTATTGTCGTCTTAAGCAGTAAACTAGTTTCCAATGAATATCGCCACGAATTCAAACTATTCAAAATACATAGTTCATTTTAGGGGCCTCAAAACTAGTTATACAGATGCTAAACATGAAGTTCTTTATTCAAAATGCTGACCCTGAAATCGCCCACAGCCGATTCGGAAGCTGCGGCCGtgcgaaatgcaaatttattttcaaacttTGATATAAATACGCGTCCACTTGGCTGATGTTAGTATAGTTACCTTTGATACTTCAAACGCGCAAcacaaaaacctaaaaatgAAATTCCTGATCGTCTTCGTTGCGCTCTTCGCCGTCGCCCTGGCCGCACCCGCCGATTCTGATGCAGTCGTTGTGCGCAACGATGCCGACGTTGGACCCGAATCATACAAATACAAGTAATTATTAACCCTTAAAACTGGCTACTATCCAGCATTTGCTAATCCTTTGCTTTTGATGCTACAGCTACGAGACATCCAATGGCATTAGTGCAGAGGAAGCAGGTCAGCTGAACAATGCTGGTACTGAACAGGAGGCTATCGCCGTCCGTGGCTCATACAGGTTCGTTGCCGATGATGGTGTCACCTATGAAGTCACCTATGTTGCCGATGAGAACGGTTTCCAGCCATCGGGCGCCCATTTGCCCGTCGCCCCCGAAGCTTAAGAAGCTATATTAAAactgaattaaattaaatgttgatctaaagtttttgtgttttcctATGCAAACAGTCAAAAGTAGCTCATCCCTGATCGATGCTAAAGACTACTAGCTCAATTGATTTTTAGTTTCCTGCATGGTATACTTAGTATATAGTATCTTGGATGTACGTTGGCGTGTTCTTGAGGAACCCATCTGGCTGAGTGGATAGACATTAGCATGCATACATGATTATATCTATGTGCTGAATATCTTGACAAGCTGCGTTGCATGTTCTACAGCCGCTGCTTTGCCTGGGGTTGCGGCATGTTGTTGCAGTTTATTGTTGGCCTGCAAAAGTTATTCATACGCCACGTTCACAATACTAGtaaatgtaatttatgttGGCAAAACATTGCGTAAGTGCATCTGCTGTAAAATTCAAGTAAATGCCACCAGCCTCAGACTAAGGCGAGCACagtgccaactgccaactggtTGCCGCACAAAAATGGCAgagaattcaataaaattttcATGCAATATTTGCAGATGCGAGCAAAAAAAATCCATATAGACCCATGCCACAATGTCGTTCATAGTAAAAGCACTGTCTTGTGTTCGTGGAAGATTAAGTGGATTCACTTTATAGACCCCTTGCGCTTGGCTTCCATATCTTCAAATGGGCCCCAATGCTTGACATAACGTTTGTGTCTGTTGCGAATCAATCTACGGACTAAGTAAATGCTGGCTCAAGTAATTACAATTCAATTGCCTCAAAGaactaataaacaaattttaaaaatatattttctaattgaGATAAACTAACAAAAGGAAAGTtatcaattattattgttaacaaccattcattttaatttcccCTCCGATTTCCCATCGCAATTCTTCTATCCTGtcgatttaatttaatttaatatagtttgatcaacctttttatttttattattgtgtaTGTTCATCTGTCGCTATActctaaataaattattttgtagtcagatttaaatgccaagtaGATCTAAAGGGAAAGCAAAGAGCAAAGAAATTGGGACCCATCCAAAAGCCAAAAGGAAGTTATTTGATAAACAGAGCCCAATCTAAGccgtaagagctagaaagCTGAACTGTTCAcaaaaagaacacaaaaatgGGGATTCGGGAAAATCTCCACAATATTGGTTCAACGAGAGATTACTTTAGATTGATttctaataaaaatatgaacagTATCTTTTGTTAAGAAAAAGGGCCTAGGAAACATAAAAGTTCAATTTGTGGGTAAGACGCAATTTTGAAATTCTTAAGTAAAA
The sequence above is a segment of the Drosophila virilis strain 15010-1051.87 chromosome 3, Dvir_AGI_RSII-ME, whole genome shotgun sequence genome. Coding sequences within it:
- the LOC6623104 gene encoding larval cuticle protein 65Ag1 → MKFLIVFVALFAVALAAPADSDAVVVRNDADVGPESYKYNYETSNGISAEEAGQLNNAGTEQEAIAVRGSYRFVADDGVTYEVTYVADENGFQPSGAHLPVAPEA